The genomic stretch CAGCAAACCCAGTCCGAGCCCGGTGAGCACGAACCGGCCTGATGAATGCAGGATGTCTCGACCGGCGAGGCTGATCATGGCTGCGCCCCGCGCAAGGAGGGCACCACCGTGTGGCGGCTGGCGTCGGTCAGCTCGCGCTCGCTGTAGACCACGACCTGGTCACCGGCGCGAAGGCCGTCGAGCACCTGGACGCGGCCATCGAGCCCTTCGACCCCGGTCGCGACCGGCACGAACCGCAGTTGCTCGCCGTCGAGGCGCCAGACACCTGCCTGGGATCCGCGGTAGCGGATGCTGGCATTGGGCACAATCAGCGTGCCTGTCACAGCGGGCAGGTCGAGCGTGACCTCCACCATTTCCGCGATCGAAATCCCCGCTGGCAGCATGTCGAACGCGACCTTGGCCAGACGCTCTTCGGTGACGTTGTCGCTGATGGGCTCAACGCGCACTACCTTGCCGGCGAGGGACTGCAGCGGGTTGGCTCGCCGAGTGATGTGGGCCGTCAGCCCCACGGCGAGACCGGCCGACCGGCCCTGGTCGATCCGCAGCGCAATCCACAGGCTCGCGGGGTCTTGCAGCTTGAGAACCGATTGCCCGGCGATCACGGTGGAGCCCGGCTCCGCATCGCGGGAGGTGACGACGCCGTCAACCGGGGCGACCAGGCGGATGTTCGCGCGCTGCTGCTGCGCGCTCCCCCGATCCGCTTCGAGCCTGGCGAGGTCGCGTCGAGCGCCGGCCAGCGCGGCGTCCGCCGCGGCGACCTGGGCATCGGCCGCGCTCCTGGCCTGCAGCGCGCTGTCAACCACGCTCTGGCTCACGAC from Vicinamibacterales bacterium encodes the following:
- a CDS encoding efflux RND transporter periplasmic adaptor subunit, with translation MAFSRVVARQVGFGVFGVALLLALGWVATQSGPLAPVQVTVTEVTTGDVSPALFGIGTVEARRSYFIGPTSAGRVKRVLVDVGDAVRAGQLVAEMEPVDLDERVTASTSAQDRGQSAVAAAQAQLRDTQSRQKLATIEERRAVDLGKAGVVSQSVVDSALQARSAADAQVAAADAALAGARRDLARLEADRGSAQQQRANIRLVAPVDGVVTSRDAEPGSTVIAGQSVLKLQDPASLWIALRIDQGRSAGLAVGLTAHITRRANPLQSLAGKVVRVEPISDNVTEERLAKVAFDMLPAGISIAEMVEVTLDLPAVTGTLIVPNASIRYRGSQAGVWRLDGEQLRFVPVATGVEGLDGRVQVLDGLRAGDQVVVYSERELTDASRHTVVPSLRGAQP